TAACTTGCGGggaaaacagaacaaaacattTGAACAAATCCACTGTCCACTATCTAATAGCAATAATGCCGTACGAAGCATCCAAGAATAAATTTTCTTCTTTGCGTCGGAAACATATTCTTCACCTTTCCTTGTGGCATACGGAACATGAAAACAAtccttatacatatataaaaaattggaAACTAAGATGATTGGGATTGCTTGCAAGTACAAGAAATCGCAACTATATGCTTAGCACCACTAATGTCGAATATGTGTGGACTAGTAAGAATTAGCATATATAGGTTACGTATCAGGTAACTTAGTCTTTGCTGTTGACTTCAACTAATCAAAATGCCTATACCGACGGTTTTTTTCTCAATACATTCTTTCAAAGATTTTtccttaaaaataatattgatttatacgaattatataaaaaacagaataattttgtaattataataTCTCACTTTTTGTGGAAATTGCCTATGGGTTAGGCTTTCCGAGGCATAAAAATTAGTGGAGATGAATGAACGAGTTATTAATATTATCTTGTTTTTAACAGAGTTGTTCCGTTAATTCGAATATTTAGTTGCGTAATTTTTCTTTGGTAGGTTTTGTGTCTCGCTAGGTCGAACACTCATCAGACCGTCACCTAACTTTTCAATTCAGTTACGTAAGGCATAGTAATTCGATGGAGACCGAAGTAACAGATGCTGTTGAAACATAACTCAGTAACTcacatagaatttttttttttcaactggAGTAGGTTTGAAGATTGGAATGGAATctatagatagagagagagagagagagatttgatcCTTCTCGAATATATTATCCTTACGGAACTTGGTTCTtaatattttagcaaaaaaaaaaaacttggttcTTAATAGGGATTTTTGAAGCTCTTAGTTATGCTCTcataaaataagttataaatttccATCTACTTTAATATTTGAATCGATTCTTGCATAAATCTTTCTTTCTAGTCCTTCCATGTAAAGAATCCTATGACGACAGAGATTGTTTCTCCATATTCGTAAGAAAGAATCGTCAAAGGTGATAAAATCTGTGAGTTTCTATCATTGTTCTATTTTCTCCTAGCAATACAAATAATCGGACTACAAGACATAATCGGACTGTCGCTGTAGAACAACAAAAAGTGAAAATTTTCAACTCTcagtttgtttttttcaatCATAGTAAAATACGCATTCGATCGGTAGAAGGTGGGGTAGCTTTTATGTTCACAGTGAAGCATTATAACATGTTTCTTGTCTATATGTTATTACCACATGTATTTTCTTCTTACTTTTAATCGTCTTTGATTTAAGACTGAAATTGCCAAATTGTTACACGGTGAACTCATGAACATCATAGCTAAAAACATTTGATCCCACAAGACGATGTTATCTTTTAATTGGATTATTATAAAAGGTTATGTACCGTAGTTGTTTAGTACTAAGCTACTTGCCTCACTATCCTTTAAATTCAGAgctatatacatataatttagTTCAAATTTAAACACAGCACGTAACAGAAATTATCcacccccccccaaaaaaaaaaaaaaatttaacttaccacatttttttttgaaaaagaaaattaacttacccaagttagagaaatataaaacCTAACATAAAGCATTTTTATATGTGGGGACCTTATGTGAAATCAGTTCACATCATTATTCATGTTCGTTTGATAAACGCTGAGATCAGCGGCAGCGGCAAACAATAAAGCTACAACGAAAACAAATTTAATGGTGCTGAAACTAAAAGCAATCGCCGCTGGACTATCGGAGTTAAGAAAATAGAGATGTAACTGCCGCAGAAATTTTCCGCGTCAGATTTGTTGGCTTCAACTTACCGCAGCGACTGAATAAACAATTCGGTGTTGACTAACATGTGTTGTATTCGCGGAGTTTATAGTGCAATTTCGAGTCGCCACCGCTTGCCGCCGCGTTTTGTAAACGAACAGGGCTATTGTAAACAaccaatagtttttttttcttaggatCTCAGTTTGAAATGAGTAATTTTATAATTGTGTAGTTTCCACCGAATAATTATGACCTTTTTGACATTAAAAGAGATAACTACTCATCTCACTCTTATTACGTTTTCTTCGTTTTGATAAAAAGGCTCTCTTTGACAGTCTCTCCGTGGTATTATGTCATGAACCTAGAGCTGGAAATTTTAATCATTGCCCGCGGGCCCCGCCCCGTTTGATCCgccgcggggcgggtgcgggtcgaaccatttgaaatttttaaatcgcgggtgcgggtgcgggtgcgggtcgagattattttgagcggggcgggtgcgggtcagcCGAATTTGAATCGCGGgtacccgccaacccgcaaattaaaaaaaaaacaaaatttgaaaaaaaaaacatttttcgtaaaatatataaaaaacaataaatatttgtataattttaattataaatatatttttttaatagtattttttaaaaataactattatataaataaaaaataattatttttaattaaaataattattatataattagaaaataatcatttttaattaaaataactatttttaatataattaatattatccgCGGGTTTGGCGGGTTACCCGCGGGTTCtggcggggcgggtgcggatataaaagtttttgtttgcGGGTTATGCGGGTCGAGTTTTTGAATCGAAAAAATGATTCGACCCGCGGCGGAGCGGGGCGGGTCGGGGCGGGTTGACCCGCGAACCCAGCACTACATGAACCTAAACAACGTATAGTAAGCTattgcttcttcatctttattTCAAATGTTTATTTTCGGTTTGTGGTATAGTATCTCCAAGTAAAGAACATACACGTGAAAAAACGTACAATGACTAACGCATATTTATTGCAATTGGTAGATCGTCTGGGACAAGAATTGTAATAAAGTTGATACATTTTTTCATGAAATTCAACTAGTTCatgaaatatatgtttaaaaaaaaaatgatttgaaacAAAGGACAAAGACTCGTTTTCAAGTAAAAggggaaaaaagaagaagcagaatggtattaatataaaattactaaaagagTTATTAAAGATAGtcaacattaaatttaaattaaagatTTCTTCTGAAACTATTGCAACTACTGGTCTCTTCATCAGAAGAGAATATCTCCGTCGTGAGACCACTTGAAGCGTGGTCGGAAGAAGAAGAGCTTGGCAAAAGGTTCAAGTCCGTGGTCCTTTCTTTTCTCATGAAATCGAAGAAGATTGGTTTAGTTTTATCTTCGGTTTGGTTTGTTGTAACTATTTCAATTTGGTCATTATCATATCTAATATTCCGGTTATCTCCGTCGTCCTCGTCGCTCTTGTTACCGGCTCTCTTTTTAAGGAAGATACGACAAAGAACCCAGTTCTGAGTAGGACCCATTGAACTCTGCAGAGAGAACATGGAATCTAAAATTTTAGTGAAATTGAATGGTGGAGAAAACCGAAGATTAAACCGGGAATTGAGAAAGCGAGAAAATTGTACCagaggagaggaagagagaCGATATTCGTGCATGATCCAATCGGTTCTTAAGCCATGGGGTGGTTTGCCTTTGTAGAAAACGAGTGTTTTCTTCAAACCAACGATTTGATTTCCTCTAGAGGTAACAACCCGTTTATCAATACCGGTAGCTTTCCAATAACCCGAACCGGTTGCTCGGTTAGACCGGTTCCCATTTGGGTACTTGGCTTCCCTTGTGCTGAAGAAGTACCTCTCCTTTTCTATATTGCCTGGCACAAGTAGAGAGAGTTTAATAAGCCTGAAAGGTCGCTGGTTCGAAACTAAATAGTACAAAATAGCAAGAATTCAAGAAAACCAACCAGGCAAGTCCCAAGGATCAGCTCTGCAAACATCAAAGTCAGGAATGATGGAAGCTGGTAATGGAGAAGACAAGACTTTTCTCTTGAGATACTGAACCACAAGTTCCTCATCAGTGGGATGAAATCTGAATCCAGGTGGTAATCTTATAACACCATTCTTTACAAGTTTAACCTTATCCATAGTTCCAAACAAAGTGGAGAGATAAATCACAGAAGGAGGTGGAGGAGGAAGACAGTGTGCGGTGTAGGAAGAGGGAAACATGGATGGTATGTTTATATAAGGTAGTAGACGATAGGATATGAAATGAACAACTccttttctttattaatttccttatttttttaaaaaattgttttgcgTAAACCATACTCAATCTTCTTCCTTTTGACGCCATTTGCATAAATctatctttttcatttttctaatattcatactatatttttttgtcttctcaattattattatttctagTCGGTATCTACCTCCTCTCCTTTTTGTATCTTTCCTCTGTAAAGTGTAAACTCTTCAAACATTAACtttttttactataaataaTTGTACATGTAATTTGAAAAGGACTCCTTTATTTAAAACAACAActcctttttttatttgttttaaaattatagcgTAATCATACACTCCAACAAATTAACGTGAGAGGTGATGATATTCCGTTTTTTACTACACACATTAACCAACCTAATTAATAAGAGGTGATGattattccatttttttatttgctttgcTTCAGAAAAATACGGACATTAGGAAAATCGAATATccgaaaaataaatagatatttgcaGATATTTAGGAATACTTACGGATATCacatttgttttgattaatacaaataatcttgAAAAtttcatacaattttttttataatatttttttcgcatgatatataaaataaaaattaaagaaatagtGAAActaaataatttgtaaatttaaaacttaattaacaattataataagacaaacttaagaaaaagttataattgtcataagttttttctctttttttatgtaacactttaatataaataataatgtgaatagaatCTGTTAAATATGTTAgaataatagttatataaatttatacttttaaaattgtaaatataatcaagatatacatgtatttatatattgccGGATTATAGCGGATATCCGCctcccaaaattttaatatttgtggttTACTTCGATTTTAAtagtatttgctttgcttcgaaagtttacggatatccagattttcaAATTGAATCTAAacgaataacgaatcgaatcaaatttaacggataaaatgcACACTGTCAATAAACAGACTAGCGAGACAACAATATACCCGTGTGTAACATATATGCACATAGTATATGAGACAACAATATCCGTGTGTAACATATATGCACATAGTGGCTATGAATATAACACATTCCAAATGAAGTACATATGCAAACCCAATGCAGATTGAACTGCAATTTTTTTCCCATTCAACTTTTAAAATGcagaacaaaagaaaatcataaaataaaaaataatctgTATGCATAATAAATTTGGTCATTGATTTAATGATCTGcttgagagaaagaaaagacaCCAAAAACATGCTGAGGGCCGGCCAGTGAATTTGTTTCTTTCACTTTTAAATCAAATGATATTGCATTTCAAAAGtacatttaatatattgttccaacttttcattttattagtagtttattttaaacgaattttataagcatattttatatattctataaatattttaatagaaaattatgTATATGTAGATTACATATTCACAATTTTATATAATCTAAGAATACATGCTTAtactaaaaaattatataatgtttAGTTAAGGAAACATATAtgttatagtttgttttttataattgataataattagcataaataaattaatattagtttTATGGCTGAGGAAAatggtttgaaaaaaaaaaatcaaatacatctcTTTTATGACTAACATTAGAGGAATGATTGTAACTATAtagtcaaataaaaatattttatatcaattttatttttaaatttttaatattcgaTCCGATTTAGCAAATTagattgatcaaaaaaatttgaCTGATTCCCAACAACCCTTTTTATTGGAATTGTTTTTGGGAATTTCATTAACATTTATGTTAAGAATTCGTGAggagttttttaaaattaaccaaactaaataaaaaaactttctaattttttaaataaaaatagaatagtaattttgtttaaaataccaaaatataattcaatttttaaaaattctctaataaaaaatattaaaagttttaaatgtaaaaataacataaaataataatttatatccttaacaaaattttttaaatatgtatattcaAAAGGAGTGGTAACAGCGACAATGAAATTacacaattttattaaaatttcaaaattttctgaTGAACAATTTACTAATACGGTGATATATACAGAGATGGACAAACAAAAATGCtccataatatttatttatcagTTTCATTGTatgttataaatgtattttttttaatataatgtttaatctttttgtatttttgtagtatattgtttatatttaagaaattatatttttggatatttattttgcaaatttattttttaacaacTGATCAATTAAGTTTATTCGATAAATTAGTTCAACCAATTTGATCTACATTTGTTCTGCATAATACATTTTATCTATATTTGTTATGCTTGAtctatatttacaaaattacttataaattttagtttaatgaTTAAAACTAATTCATGTAGATATAGATAAACTAAAATGAAGTTGTGACTTATGATTAGGTGAAGGACGAAAATGAagatttctctctcttcttcgttCCCTCACACGGAGATAGAGATGTGATGAAGCCTTTCCTTTTCGCCGGTTTGTTTTCTGGCGCCTTTCAACCGGTTTCGGGTTCTTCAACCGGTCCATGTTTCCGGAGACGCGTCTTCTCTTCGTGGTCTGCCAGCTTTGCCTCCAGCGTCCTCGTCTTCTCTTCCGGTGAGGGACGTCCGGCTTTGTCTCCGCGTCACCCTTCTTGGTGTCGACGGCGGCCCTTCACCGGAGTTCTCCCAGTTTATTTGATCAGCGCTTCTCTCAGCTTCTTCGCTCAACCGTTTCTCCTCTCTTCCCCTACGATCGattctttttcccttgattaggGTAAATCAGAGGCCGTAGGTTGGATTGAAGATGACTGATTCCAGTTTTGAAGCGTTGATCTGGTATGCGATTTGGCTCGTTGAAAAGATGGCCTTGTGTGAGCGATTTTTCATCATCAACCGATAGCATAATTTCAGTTGTGGTGAAAACGCCGGTGAGCGTAACCGGCGGTAGGTTCTCGAAGCGTCGATGACGGGTGAAGGATAGGGCAACGCGTGTCTCTCGCAGTTGAGGTTCAACACGTGGTCttgctttttctttgtttctacaCGTGGATTGCGTTTTACgtgggtttggggttttagCTTTTGGGCTTGGTTGTAGTAGTTGTGGCCCATATTGGGTGGACGGTTTACCCTTTTGTATGTTCCTTTAGgttttatgttgttttgtttggACTTTAGtcgttttaataataatatcattagacggaaaaaaaaatagataaactaaaatgaaatcGATGTCAAGGTGTCCGTGAAACTGACAGTGTGCTGTAAGTTCCTCCAATCCCGGTGTCAGCCTTCCTGTTTGTATTAGATCAcatgaatttaaatatatgttatctttaaaatttaacaaagGCGTGACGTTATTGTCGGCATAATAATATTCACTATCGACACTACAAGTTACCTCTCTATTAAGACCAAggattaacaaaatatatacaattaaaatattttatatatcatggTTATTAAGGATATGTTCGTCGctttttattaaaagttaaaacgatAACTTCCACACTTTTAGTTTTACTTGAATAGAAATAACATATATAGTCTTCTACGATACAACCCGTCATTTTCGATGTTTCAATACAATATGAGATTCACGAGAATAACGTATTTATACACAAGAAGTTCTACttgtatttatatgttattgttattttttccctgtttttttttttgaaactttatttccttgttcatcaacatatatattgcctcatttttttttttttttttttttttaaaaagggcATTATATTGCCTCATTTTACGATTGgttttcatcatattttaattttacagcTGCGCTCTTAATAAGTTGATCTGAGGCGATTAGTGCGGTTTGGTTAGtaattcatattaatattaCGATCGATACAAACAATTCTTAATAATGGTATACATTTACGAAAGCTGTTCTTGTAAAAGAAATGTTAATATGCTCAATTATATATGTGCTTACCTTTTAGGTTATTTTATCATACAAAGTACATTATCAAATAACTTGGAAATTAGTTATTATATTTGGTTTTAGTggttaactttttttattaaatatgttaaatattggtgatgattggttggacttaaaaattagttctttagatttatttattttgaaatcacTAATCTTAACCAAAcatgatttagttttattttaaaatttaaaatctacaGTTAATCTTTTTACATCATTTGTTTTCTAACCAgtctttaaataatttaattagtcTACAAAAGCTACAACATCTATATCCTTTTTATtcatgttatattttatttttaaagtattatttaaattattttaaaagttgtaGTATTTTTATACAGAAAAAAATACAGTTAACTACAACAATAAAAACTACAAACTAAATCCTACAACAGAACTTCTACATCTACAATCCAATCAGTTATCACCATTGTTTTAAGAGTTACcgatataaatttaatttatacatgTTACAAGGATGTAGATCTCATGTACCCAccatttagattttttcttaatcGACGTGACTGAGTTTATCAGTAATgaaataaatttagttttttttggtattcTTGTTCTTTGCAAATAACATGCATTATATAGATTTAAAGATGAGTGGTAAATGTTGTGGTAGTCAGTAATCTAGTGACAACCCTATTTACGTACGTATGGTtttgtacatacatatatgtaatgCATTAACATAAAGTACTTAACCATTATTAATACTCTCACACAACGGACTGTAGTCCTCGGAGGCGAAGAAACATTGCTTGATGAAGGGGAATAAAAGAGATTTCCTAAATCCTACGTGATTCCAAAACGACAGCCTCGCACAACGGATTGAAATCCCGGAGATGCAAAATGTGAAAATGCAATGCAACAAAACAATCTCTCATCACTCCCTCTCTCCCGATTTCCCAAATCTTCTTTGTCTCAAATTTTCTAATAACATTCAATGAATGGTCCCTTTCAAAATTGTCAAAAATGCCCTCTAGTATTTTCAACGACATAttttattcttaatttttttcgaaatgattgatttagaattttttttataaataatgtcTAAAAAGGGTGATTGAATCTACGACTCAACCTGATTACTATTGCTTTTGTATTCCAAGAAGACAATTTATACGAAAATATCATATTACTTTATCTCATAACCATACACCAATAGTActttaatatattcaaataatacatagatttagaagaaaatacaacaaacaaaaattataaattttaaagagaGAAAGTATATAACAATTGAACCATTTTCGTTTTCCCACAAAAATCATCCTGTAAACATTTATAGAGTTACATGCTTTTTATATAGGATTTACTAACTTGCATGGAATCTATGGTTAATTTTGGAAGAACAAAAACAAGGGGtctataaaatatgaaataagtaaAAGTACATTTCTTCCCCCTCTGTATTATtacgtttatttatttatagtaaaaaaGTTGGAAATTAGGAAATATAGATAAGAGATCCCCACaagcaaaaggaaaaaaaaaaagtacgcACACGCACCCCACTTGCGACTTGGTCACAAATGGTCTACATCGAGAAATATCAAATTATGATTTCGTAAGTAATTTTGCGGctccgatttttttttcttatttgtaatattcaaaTTTCCATCTGTAG
This genomic stretch from Brassica napus cultivar Da-Ae chromosome C9, Da-Ae, whole genome shotgun sequence harbors:
- the LOC106372315 gene encoding NAC domain-containing protein 83; the protein is MFPSSYTAHCLPPPPPSVIYLSTLFGTMDKVKLVKNGVIRLPPGFRFHPTDEELVVQYLKRKVLSSPLPASIIPDFDVCRADPWDLPGNIEKERYFFSTREAKYPNGNRSNRATGSGYWKATGIDKRVVTSRGNQIVGLKKTLVFYKGKPPHGLRTDWIMHEYRLSSSPLSSMGPTQNWVLCRIFLKKRAGNKSDEDDGDNRNIRYDNDQIEIVTTNQTEDKTKPIFFDFMRKERTTDLNLLPSSSSSDHASSGLTTEIFSSDEETSSCNSFRRNL